Proteins from one Cicer arietinum cultivar CDC Frontier isolate Library 1 chromosome 3, Cicar.CDCFrontier_v2.0, whole genome shotgun sequence genomic window:
- the LOC101498019 gene encoding formyltetrahydrofolate deformylase 1, mitochondrial-like, translated as MGMVRRLSQVLGFTNNKIRNISFKSLDPPLPLPSPSLNHGIHVFHCPDAVGIVAKLSECIASRGGNILSADVFVPQNKQVFYSRSDFVFDPVKWPRMQMEEDFLNLSQAFNAMKSVVRVPALDPKYKIAVLASKQDHCLVDLLHGWQDGRFPVDITCVISNHHRDSNTHVFHFLERHGIPYHFLSMTKDNKREGEILELVQNTDFVVLARYMQILSGKFLRSYGNDVINIHHGLLPSFKGGNPSKQAFEAGVKLIGATSHFVTEELDGGPIIEQMVERVSHKDNLQSFVQKSENLEKQCLSKAIRSYCELRVLPYEGKKTVVF; from the exons atgggtATGGTGAGAAGACTCTCCCAAGTTTTGGGATTCACCAACAACAAGATCAGAAATATCTCCTTCAAATCTTTAGATCCCCCATTACCATTACCATCACCATCACTCAACCATGGAATCCACGTCTTTCATTGCCCT GATGCTGTTGGAATTGTTGCAAAGCTATCTGAATGTATTGCTTCAAGAGGTGGAAACATTCTATCTGCTGATGTTTTTGTTCCTCAAAATAAACAGGTTTTTTACTCTAGAAG CGATTTTGTTTTTGATCCTGTTAAATGGCCACGGATGCAGATGGAAGAGGATTTCCTAAATCTTTCACAGGCATTCAATGCAATGAAATCTGTCGTGAGGGTGCCGGCTCTTGatcctaaatataaaatagcTGTTCTTGCATCAAAGCAG GACCACTGCTTGGTTGATTTATTACATGGATGGCAGGACGGAAGATTTCCAGTGGATATCACTTGTGTAATTAG TAATCATCATAGAGATTCAAACACCCATGTGTTTCATTTTCTTGAAAGACACGGTATTCCATATCATTTTTTAAGCATGACCAAAGACAATAAAAGAGAAGGGGAGATATTGGAGCTGGTTCAGAATACTGATTTTGTAGTACTTGCAAGATATATGCAG ATACTATCCGGAAAATTTCTAAGGAGCTACGGGAATGACGTAATTAACATTCACCATGGTCTGTTGCCATCATTCAAGGGTGGTAATCCATCTAAACAG GCCTTTGAGGCTGGTGTTAAATTAATCGGCGCAACAAGTCATTTCGTGACTGAAGAACTCGACGGCGGACCTATAATTGAGCAAATG GTTGAGAGAGTTTCTCACAAAGATAACTTGCAGAGCTTTGTGCAGAAATCAGAAAATCTTGAGAAACAATGTCTTTCCAAGGCTATCAGATCTTATTGTGAACTTAGAGTATTGCCTTATGAAGGCAAGAAGACTGTTGTATTTTGA
- the LOC101512152 gene encoding pentatricopeptide repeat-containing protein At3g29230-like, with the protein MMQISSSVRVFTWFSLRKHLEDNLINLHKCTNLHFVKQIHTQLIKFSLHQDLYIAPKLIAAYSLNSHITSAVNVFNQVPDPNVHLYNYLIRAHVRNNNDNNDDFNTSLAIETFLKMQVNGVFPDNFTYPFVLKGCNGRKWLSLVKMVHAHVEKLGFYGDIFVPNSLIDCYCRCGSVDTAMRFFLGMEERDVVSWNSMVGGLVKCGDFDGALKLFDEMPERDMVSWNTVLDGFAKAGEMEKAFDVFERMGERDIISWSTMVCGYSKKGDMDMARMLFDRCPMKNLVLWTTIISGYAEKGQVKEVIGLYDEMEEAGLRPDDGFLISIWLRAPNRECLCGCLDDGFCVFSGMKVKKDLVSWNSMIHGFGIHGHGEKAIELFTRMNAGLLYVKKLSYSSPHFTGIAKQMLCSGAMVECQNLC; encoded by the exons ATGATGCAAATTTCATCTAGCGTTCGTGTCTTCACATGGTTCTCTCTTCGAAAACACTTAGAGGATAACCTCATCAATCTCCACAAATGCACTAATCTTCACTTTGTTAAACAAATCCACACTCAACTCATCAAATTCTCTCTTCACCAAGACCTTTACATTGCTCCAAAACTCATCGCTGCTTATTCCCTCAATTCTCACATAACTTCTGCTGTTAATGTCTTTAATCAAGTTCCTGACCCCAATGTTCATCTTTATAATTATCTCATTAGGGCACATGTGagaaataataatgataataatgatgattTCAACACTTCTCTTGCTATTGAAACTTTTTTAAAGATGCAGGTTAATGGTGTTTTTCCAGATAATTTTACTTACCCTTTTGTTTTGAAGGGTTGTAATGGTCGTAAATGGTTGAGTTTGGTGAAAATGGTGCATGCCCATGTTGAAAAATTGGGTTTTTATGGTGATATTTTTGTGCCCAATTCTTTGATCGATTGTTATTGTAGGTGTGGGAGTGTTGACACGGCGATGAGGTTTTTTTTGGGAATGGAGGAAAGGGATGTTGTTAGTTGGAACTCTATGGTTGGTGGGTTGGTTAAATGTGGTGATTTTGATGGTGCTTTGAAACTGTTTGATGAAATGCCTGAGAGAGATATGGTTAGTTGGAATACGGTTTTGGATGGGTTTGCGAAGGCGGGGGAAATGGAGAAGgcttttgatgtgtttgagagaATGGGTGAAAGGGATATAATTTCTTGGTCTACTATGGTTTGTGGTTATAGTAAAAAGGGTGATATGGATATGGCGAGGATGTTGTTTGATAGGTGTCCTATGAAGAATTTGGTGTTGTGGACAACGATAATATCTGGGTATGCTGAGAAGGGTCAGGTGAAGGAGGTAATAGGGTTGTATGATGAAATGGAGGAGGCTGGGTTGAGGCCTGATGATGGGTTTTTGATAAGTATTTGGCTGCGTGCGCCAAATCGGGAATGCTTG TGTGGTTGTTTGGATGATGGGTTTTGTGTTTTTAGCGGAATGAAGGTGAAGAAAGATTTGGTGTCATGGAATTCAATGATACATGGGTTTGGCATACATGGACATGGTGAGAAAGCGATCGAGCTTTTCACTAGGATG AATGCTGGTTTACTATATGTAAAGAAATTGTCATATTCATCGCCGCATTTCACTGGTATTGCAAAACAAATGTTGTGTTCAGGGGCCATGGTTGAATGCCAGAACCTATGCTAA
- the LOC140919636 gene encoding pentatricopeptide repeat-containing protein At3g29230-like: MEKAFDVFERMGERDIISWSTMVCGYSKKGDMDMARMLFDRCPMKNLVLWTTIISGYAEKGHVKEAIGLYDEMEEAGLRPDDGFLISILAACAESGMLGLGKKIHDSVQKCRFRCSTKVLNAFIDMYAKCGCLDASFGVFSGMKVKKDLVLWNSMIHGFGIHGHDKLEETNPWRKNIVVRMMQVSSSVRVFTWFSLRKHLEDNLTNLHKCTNLHFVKQIHAQLIKSSLHQDLYIAPKLIAAYSINSHITSTAYSLNSHITYAVNVFNQVPDPNVHLYNYLIGAHVRNNNDNDNNDDFNTSLAIETFLKMQVNGVFPDNFTYPFVLKGCNGRKWCPMKNLVLWTTIISGYAEKGHVKEAIGLYDEMEEAGMRPDDGFLISILAACAESGMLGLGKKIHDSVQKCRFRCSTKVLNAFIDMYAKCGCLDAAFGVFSGMKVKKDLVSWNSMIHGFGIHGHGEKAIELFTRMVHEGFEPDRCTFVSLLCACTHAGLVNEGRNYFCLMERVYGVVPQIEDYGCMIDLLSRGGHLKEAFRLLCTMPVKPKAIILGTLLGACRMHNNVELARAVCEHLFKLVPSDPENFPLLSNIYAQAGD; the protein is encoded by the exons ATGGAGAAGgcttttgatgtgtttgagagaATGGGTGAAAGGGATATAATTTCTTGGTCTACTATGGTTTGTGGTTATAGTAAAAAGGGTGATATGGATATGGCGAGGATGTTGTTTGATAGGTGTCCTATGAAGAATTTGGTGTTGTGGACAACGATAATATCTGGGTATGCTGAGAAGGGTCATGTGAAGGAGGCAATAGGGTTGTATGATGAAATGGAGGAGGCTGGGTTGAGGCCTGATGACGGGTTTTTGATAAGTATTTTGGCTGCGTGCGCCGAATCGGGAATGCTTGGTTTGGGCAAGAAAATTCATGATTCAGTTCAGAAATGTAGGTTTAGGTGTAGCACTAAGGTGTTGAATGCTTTTATTGATATGTATGCAAAGTGTGGTTGTTTGGATGCTTCGTTTGGTGTTTTTAGCGGAATGAAGGTGAAGAAAGATTTGGTGTTATGGAATTCAATGATACATGGGTTTGGCATACATGGACATGACAAACTTGAGGAGACAAATCCTTGGAG AAAGAATATAGTTGTGAGAATGATGCAAGTTTCATCTAGTGTTCGTGTCTTCACATGGTTCTCTCTTCGAAAACACTTAGAGGATAACCTCACCAATCTCCACAAATGCACCAACCTTCACTTTGTTAAACAAATCCACGCTCAACTCATCAAATCCTCTCTTCACCAAGACCTTTACATTGCTCCAAAACTCATCGCTGCTTATTCCATCAATTCTCACATAACTTCTACTGCTTATTCCCTCAATTCTCACATAACTTATGCTGTTAATGTCTTTAATCAAGTTCCTGACCCCAATGTTCATCTTTATAACTATCTCATTGGAGCACATGTGagaaataataatgataatgataataatgatgattTCAACACTTCTCTTGCAATTGAAACTTTTTTAAAGATGCAGGTTAATGGTGTTTTTCCTGATAATTTTACTTACCCTTTTGTTTTGAAGGGTTGTAATGGTCGTAAATG GTGTCCTATGAAGAATTTGGTGTTGTGGACAACGATAATATCTGGGTATGCTGAGAAGGGTCACGTGAAGGAGGCAATAGGGTTGTATGATGAAATGGAGGAGGCTGGGATGAGGCCTGATGATGGGTTTTTGATAAGTATTTTGGCTGCGTGCGCCGAATCGGGAATGCTTGGTTTGGGGAAGAAAATTCATGATTCAGTTCAGAAGTGTAGGTTTAGGTGTAGCACTAAGGTGTTGAATGCTTTTATTGATATGTATGCAAAGTGTGGTTGTTTGGATGCTGCGTTTGGTGTTTTTAGCGGAATGAAGGTGAAGAAAGATTTGGTGTCATGGAATTCAATGATACATGGGTTTGGCATACATGGACATGGTGAGAAAGCGATCGAGCTTTTCACTAGGATGGTACACGAAGGTTTTGAGCCTGATAGGTGTACGTTCGTCAGCCTTTTATGTGCCTGCACCCACGCAGGCCTTGTTAACGAAGGGCGTAATTACTTTTGTTTGATGGAGAGAGTATACGGGGTTGTTCCTCAAATCGAGGATTACGGTTGCATGATTGATCTTCTCAGCCGTGGCGGGCATCTAAAAGAAGCTTTTAGGCTTCTGTGCACAATGCCCGTGAAACCAAAGGCCATTATATTAGGTACTCTTTTGGGTGCTTGTCGTATGCATAATAATGTAGAACTTGCAAGAGCTGTATGTGAACACCTGTTTAAATTGGTACCATCGGATCCTGAGAATTTCCCCCTTCTGTCAAATATTTACGCTCAAGCTGGAGATTAG
- the LOC101499018 gene encoding LOW QUALITY PROTEIN: E3 ubiquitin-protein ligase At3g02290 (The sequence of the model RefSeq protein was modified relative to this genomic sequence to represent the inferred CDS: substituted 2 bases at 2 genomic stop codons), whose product MGSLCSCLSVDDLEDYMNPHSHLFRNCVCVSCFVQNLLSVYATIFRRGEVHSLPSSVQGAASMTSTASLDNSLSDMYRSPPRPLPYDADPRYFRPQHDRLVSRHEKGSSHLNEESEPLRSDVDIDQESLNSSGKWNESTGKDESKEYRSKSSVRLSSAKLTTGAALVYGCXCQQTTDYYDKRTFCXILIFLLIFFLAEYTEENPKIVTKCSHHFHLGCIYEWMERSDSCPVCGKVMVFDETT is encoded by the exons ATGGGTTCTCTTTGTTCTTGCTTGAGTGTTGACGATTTGGAAGATTATATGAATCCACATAGTCATTTATTTAGGAATTGTGTGTGTGTCAGTTGCTTCGTGCAAAACCTTTTGAGTGTC TATGCAACAATATTCCGTAGAGGAGAAGTGCATTCGCTTCCTTCATCTGTACAGGGGGCAGCATCTATGACTTCTACAGCATCACTTGATAATTCTCTATCTGACATGTACCGTTCTCCTCCAAGGCCATTGCCTTATGATGCAGACCCTAGGTATTTCCGCCCACAGCATGACAGGCTAGTTTCAAGACATGAGAAGGGTTCTAGTCATTTGAACGAGGAGTCGGAACCTCTAAGGAGTGATGTGGATATAGATCAAGAATCTTTGAATTCGAGTGGTAAATGGAATGAAAGCACTGGCAAAGATGAATCAAAGGAATACCGTTCCAAGTCATCGGTAAGACTTTCATCGGCAAAACTTACAACTGGAGCTGCACTTGTGTAT GGTTGTTAATGCCAGCAAACAACAGACTATTATGATAAAAGGACTTTTTGTTAGATTCTTATATTTCTACTAATATTTTTCCTTGCAGAATACACCGAAGAGAATCCAAAGATAGTGACAAAATGTTCTCATCATTTTCATCTTGGATGCATATACGAGTGGATGGAGAGAAGTGACAGCTGTCCTGTTTGTGGGAAG GTAATGGTATTCGATGAAACGACTTAA
- the LOC105851722 gene encoding uncharacterized protein: protein MSNLLGMKAFGEGCTIFHSAKLSISINGKALGFFNRKRGLGQEDPSSPLPFCLAEDVLSRGISKLDVDGKLHLMSGPRGFAMPSHVLYVDDVTIFCKASHKRILIFSRKLKANHLIFIVDRIKNKLSSWKGSMLSIMGKVQPINMVIHDMLLYSFCIYNCPTNILYSLDTWVWNFIWFGNIFTQKVVTVVWNHICKPVIDGGLGLRSIKAIIKAGLIKLTWDFVNSGAQWTSLLKHRTFRNSCKIKYHITSSNQYVAF, encoded by the exons ATGTCAAATCTTCTTGGCATGAAGGCTTTTGGGGAGGGGTG TACTATTTTTCACTCGGCTAAGCTATCTATTTCTATTAATGGTAAAGCGCTAGGTTTTTTTAACCGTAAAAGGGGACTCGGACAAGAGGATCCGTCATCTCCTCTTCCCTTTTGTCTGGCAGAGGATGTTTTAAGTAGAGGCATATCTAAGCTAGACGTTGATGGCAAATTGCACTTGATGTCAGGGCCTCGAGGCTTTGCTATGCCTAGTCATGTGCTCTATGTTGATGATGTGACGATCTTCTGCAAAGCTAGTCATAAAA GGATTCTAATTTTTAGCAGGAAACTAAAAGCTAACCATTTAATATTCATTGTTGATCGCATCAAAAACAAGCTTTCCTCTTGGAAGGGGTCCATGCTTTCGATCATGGGCAAAGTTCAACCGATTAATATGGTTATTCATGATATGCTCTTATATAGTTTTTGCATTTACAATTGCCCCACTAACATTCTTTATTCCTTAGATACTTGGGTTTGGAATTTTATCTGGTTTGGTAATATCTTTACTCAAAAAGTGGTCACAGTTGTCTGGAATCATATTTGCAAACCTGTTATAGATGGCGGCCTTGGATTAAGGTCCATAAAGGCAATCATCAAAGCTGGTCTGATAAAGCTTACTTGGGACTTTGTTAACTCAGGAGCACAATGGACTTCATTACTTAAACATAGAACCTTCAGGAATTCTTGCAAGATTAAGTATCATATCACTTCTTCCAACCAATACGTGGCTTTCTAA
- the LOC101498350 gene encoding uncharacterized protein — protein MNSKCPNCIESKTLLHVFSDCSSLVQIIWHPYQLNPDAPKEGIDKREFYTSKFGSQSNRMEARMLEVFRTVGLEYSLSGRTGNTMDSHRLIYFSRQQDLDKQHNLVEELGLGYFTQGKYIGDQKFLVEAAAKVGIEGAEEFLKNPNNGLKEVEDELKTCPGNVSGVPYYVINGNQKFSGAQPPEVFLRAFQVATS, from the exons ATGAATTCAAAATGCCCTAATTGCATCGAATCCAAGACACTGCTTCATGTCTTTTCTGATTGCTCCTCTCTTGTACAG ATAATATGGCATCCTTATCAACTCAACCCTGATGCCCCTAAAGAAGGTATCGACAAGAGGGAGTTTTACACAAGCAAATTTGGATCCCAATCGAATCGGATGGAAGCTCGGATGTTAGAG GTCTTCAGAACGGTCGGTCTCGAATATAGTTTATCCGGACGCAC GGGAAACACCATGGACAGCCACAGGcttatatatttttctagaCAGCAAGATCTTGATAAGCAACATAATCTAGTTGAAGAACTTGGCCTTGGTTATTTCACTCAAGGAAAATACATTGGTGACCA GAAGTTTCTTGTGGAAGCTGCTGCCAAGGTTGGTATAGAAGGGGCAGAAGAGTTTCTTAAGAACCCTAACAATGGGCTGAAGGAG GTGGAGGATGAGCTTAAAACATGCCCAGGAAACGTCTCAGGGGTTCCATATTATGTG ATTAATGGAAATCAGAAGTTCAGTGGTGCACAGCCCCCTGAGGTCTTCTTGAGAGCTTTCCAAGTTGCTACAAGTTGA
- the LOC101498692 gene encoding uncharacterized protein, with translation MEACFLSHSVFTKTKDQLNTIIKAGSLPYSKRSSQQFHSRKVEFPFHVTCCYMSSSSPLDDDKPNLNTDWKTFRAKLVAREQLLKPELLSSMKDPDNHPPLITIGDKWAHIIHEPEKGCLLIATEKLDGVHIFERTVILHLSTGPIGPSGIILNRPSLMSIKETRSTAFDVAGTFSNSPLFFGGPLEEGLFLVSPKEGGGDEGVFEEVMKGLYYGSKESVGCASEMVKRNVVSVGDFRFFDGYCGWEKEELRDEIKGGYWTVAACSPSVVDLGSVGSVGLWDEVLGLMGKRKVK, from the exons ATGGAAGCTTGTTTTCTCTCTCATAGTGTATTCACCAAAACTAAAGATCAACTCAATACAATAATCAAAGCTGGATCTCTACCATACTCCAAAAGATCTTCTCAACAATTTCATTCAAGAAAAGTTGAATTTCCATTTCATGTAACAT GTTGCTACATGTCATCATCATCACCGTTGGATGATGACAAACCAAACCTCAATACCGATTGGAAAACTTTCCGTGCAAAATTGGTGGCCCGAGAACAATTGCTAAAGCCCGAGTTGCTTTCTTCAATGAAAGATCCAGACAATCATCCACCACTCATCACAATTGGTGACAAATGGGCCCATATAATCCATGAGCCCGAAAAGGGCTGTTTGTTAATAGCAACTGAAAAGCTTGATGGGGTCCACATTTTTGAACGGACGGTGATCCTTCATTTATCAACAGGCCCAATAGGCCCATCAGGGATAATACTCAATAGACCATCATTGATGTCTATAAAAGAGACAAGATCAACTGCTTTTGATGTGGCTGGCACTTTTTCTAATAGTCCTTTGTTTTTTGGTGGGCCCTTAGAAGAAGGGTTGTTTTTAGTGAGTCCAAAAGAAGGTGGTGGTGATGAGGGGGTGTTTGAGGAAGTTATGAAGGGTCTATATTATGGTTCAAAAGAAAGTGTGGGTTGTGCTTCTGAAATGGTGAAGAGGAATGTGGTTAGTGTTGGtgattttagattttttgaTGGGTATTGTGGTTGGGAGAAAGAAGAATTAAGAGATGAAATTAAAGGTGGGTATTGGACTGTGGCTGCTTGTAGTCCAAGTGTTGTTGATTTAGGGAGTGTTGGAAGTGTTGGGCTTTGGGATGAAGTTCTTGGGCTTATGGGCAAAAGGAAGGTCAAGTAA
- the LOC101511194 gene encoding LOW QUALITY PROTEIN: pentatricopeptide repeat-containing protein At3g29230-like (The sequence of the model RefSeq protein was modified relative to this genomic sequence to represent the inferred CDS: inserted 1 base in 1 codon; deleted 1 base in 1 codon): protein MMQVSSSVRVFTWFSLQKHLEDNLTNLHKCTNLHFVKQIHAQLIKSSLHQDLYIAPKLIAAYSLNSHITSAVNVFNQVPDPNVHLYNYLIGVHVRNNIDNNDDFNTYLAIETFLKMQVNGVFPDNFTYPFVLKGCNGRKWLSLVKMVHAHVEKLGFYGDIFVPNSLIDCYCRCGSVETAMRFFLGMEERDVVSWNSMVGGLVKYGDFDGALKLFDEMPERDMVSWNTVLDGFAKAGEMEKAFDVFERMGERDIISWSTMVCGYSKKGDMDMARMLFDRCPMKNLVLWTTIISGYAEKGQVKEAIGLYDEMEEAGLRPDDGFFIXILAACAESGMLGLGKKIHDSVQKCRFRCSTKVLNAFIDMYAKCGCLDAAFGVFSGMKVKKDLVSWNSMIHGFGIHGHGEKAIELFTRMVHEGFEPDRCTFVSLLCACTHAGLVNEGRNYFCLMERVYGVVPQIEHYGCMIDLLSRGGHLKEAFRLLCTMPVKPNAIILGTLLGACRMHNDVELARAVCEHLFKLVPSDPGNFSLLSNIYAQAGDWINVANVRLQMKNQGGQKPSGVSSIEVEEEVHEFTVLDQSHPKSGDIYNMIDRLVQDLRQVGYVPGV from the exons ATGATGCAAGTTTCATCTAGTGTTCGTGTCTTCACATGGTTCTCTCTTCAAAAACACTTAGAGGATAACCTCACCAATCTCCACAAATGCACCAACCTTCACTTTGTTAAACAAATCCACGCTCAACTCATCAAATCCTCTCTTCACCAAGACCTTTACATTGCTCCAAAACTCATCGCTGCTTATTCCCTCAATTCTCACATAACTTCTGCTGTTAATGTCTTTAATCAAGTTCCTGACCCCAATGTTCATCTTTATAACTATCTCATTGGAGTACATGTGagaaataatattgataataatgATGATTTCAACACTTATCTTGCTATTGAAACTTTTTTAAAGATGCAGGTTAATGGTGTTTTTCCTGATAATTTTACTTACCCTTTTGTTTTGAAGGGTTGTAATGGTCGTAAATGGTTGAGTTTGGTGAAAATGGTGCATGCCCATGTTGAAAAATTGGGTTTTTATGGTGATATTTTTGTGCCCAATTCTTTGATTGATTGTTATTGTAGGTGTGGGAGTGTTGAGACGGCGATGAGGTTTTTTTTGGGAATGGAGGAAAGGGATGTTGTTAGTTGGAACTCTATGGTTGGTGGGTTGGTTAAATATGGTGATTTTGATGGTGCTTTGAAACTGTTTGATGAAATGCCTGAGAGAGATATGGTTAGTTGGAATACGGTTTTGGATGGGTTTGCGAAGGCGGGGGAAATGGAGAAGgcttttgatgtgtttgagagaATGGGTGAAAGGGATATAATTTCTTGGTCTACTATGGTTTGTGGTTATAGTAAAAAGGGTGATATGGATATGGCGAGGATGTTGTTTGATAGGTGTCCTATGAAAAATTTGGTGTTGTGGACAACGATAATATCTGGGTATGCTGAGAAGGGTCAGGTAAAGGAGGCAATAGGGTTGTATGATGAAATGGAGGAGGCTGGGTTGAGGCCTGATGATggctttttta atattttggctGCGTGCGCCGAATCGGGAATGCTTGGTTTGGGGAAGAAAATTCATGATTCAGTT CAGAAGTGTAGGTTTAGGTGTAGCACTAAGGTGTTGAATGCTTTTATTGATATGTATGCAAAGTGTGGTTGTTTGGATGCTGCGTTTGGTGTTTTTAGCGGAATGAAGGTGAAGAAAGATTTAGTGTCTTGGAATTCAATGATACATGGGTTTGGCATACATGGACATGGTGAGAAAGCGATCGAGCTTTTCACTAGGATGGTACACGAAG GTTTTGAGCCTGATAGGTGTACGTTCGTCAGCCTTTTATGTGCCTGCACCCACGCAGGCCTTGTTAACGAAGGGCGTAATTACTTTTGTTTGATGGAGAGAGTATACGGGGTTGTTCCTCAAATCGAGCATTACGGTTGCATGATTGATCTTCTCAGCCGTGGCGGGCATCTAAAAGAAGCTTTTAGGCTTCTGTGCACAATGCCCGTGAAACCAAATGCCATTATATTAGGTACTCTTTTGGGTGCTTGTCGTATGCATAATGATGTAGAACTTGCAAGAGCTGTATGTGAACACCTGTTTAAATTGGTGCCATCAGATCCTGGGAATTTCTCGCTTCTGTCGAATATTTACGCTCAAGCTGGAGATTGGATTAACGTTGCCAATGTACGGTTGCAGATGAAGAATCAAGGAGGTCAAAAGCCTTCTGGGGTTAGTTCCATAGAGGTAGAAGAAGAAGTACATGAGTTTACTGTACTTGATCAGTCACACCCTAAATCaggtgatatatataatatgattgATAGATTGGTACAAGACCTAAGGCAAGTTGGATATGTTCCTGGGGTATGA